In Rutidosis leptorrhynchoides isolate AG116_Rl617_1_P2 chromosome 2, CSIRO_AGI_Rlap_v1, whole genome shotgun sequence, one genomic interval encodes:
- the LOC139892157 gene encoding allene oxide cyclase, chloroplastic codes for MAAASSSLQTIPSSLKLLQKMTPTVAGSPNILSFKNSVNPVFSQKLTTKINTSGSPRSLTIKSQTSEFSRPTKVHELRVYEINERDRGSPAYLRLGQKPVNSLGDLVPFTNKVYSADLQTRLGITAGICILIKNMPEVKGDRYEAVYSFHLGDYGQISVQGAYITTEDTYLSITGGTGIFAGAYGQVKLQQLVFPFKLFYTFYLQGLSADLPAELLVTAVPPSPAVEASPAAKAAEPGATGPNYSD; via the exons ATGGCTGCTGCATCATCATCTTTGCAAACAATCCCTTCATctttgaagctattacaaaagatgaCCCCAACGGTGGCCGGATCACCAAACATATTGTCATTCAAGAACTCAGTTAACCCTGTTTTCTCTCAGAAACTGACCACTAAAATCAACACTTCTGGTAGCCCGAGATCGTTGACAATTAAAAGTCAAACATCGGAGTTTTCAAGACCCA CTAAAGTTCATGAACTGCGTGTGTATGAGATCAATGAAAGAGATCGGGGTAGTCCGGCGTACCTCCGGTTGGGTCAAAAACCTGTGAATTCACTCGGTGATCTGGTTCCTTTTACCAATAAA GTGTACAGCGCGGATCTTCAAACAAGATTAGGAATCACTGCCGGAATATGTATCCTGATTAAAAACATGCCGGAAGTAAAAGGTGATCGGTATGAGGCGGTTTACAGTTTCCATCTGGGAGATTACGGCCAAATTTCCGTTCAAGGTGCATACATCACCACAGAAGATACGTACCTTTCTATTACTGGAGGTACCGGAATCTTCGCCGGAGCATACGGTCAAGTCAAACTTCAACAACTAGTGTTTCCTTTCAAGCTGTTTTATACCTTTTACTTGCAAGGTTTGTCTGCTGATCTACCGGCGGAGTTGTTGGTGACGGCGGTACCTCCTTCTCCGGCGGTGGAAGCGTCGCCGGCAGCGAAGGCAGCTGAGCCTGGGGCAACTGGTCCTAACTATAGTGATTAA